Below is a window of Verrucomicrobiota bacterium DNA.
TCGAGGATTTTTGTCGCGCGCGATTTGCCGGCGCGCAACGCTATTGGGAGAGCGATGTGGAACTGGATTTGGTCGCGCCCGATCCGGAAGACCAGGCGCAGTTGCTGGTGGCAGAAGTCAAATGCCGGCGTCTCTCGGACGCAGAACGGCGAAATGTTCTACGCCAGCTTGAAGGCAAGTGGAACCGCTGCACGTTGCGCCAGAGACATCCGAAGGCTCGCCTGGCCGTAATCGATGCGAGCATCTTGAGGCCATGAATTCCCGTAGCCCTTCGCCGCAAACGCCCGCGCGGGCCTGTCCCACCTGCGCAGCCCCGCTTCCCGCCGATGCGCCGGAGGGCAATTGCCCGGCGTGCCTGATGCGGTTGGCCGCCGGTGATGATTCCGCGGGAACCGTCGTCGCGTCCGGCGCGAAACGCCCGAACGCTCCACGCTCGACACTCCGGATGCCTCGCGCTCGGTCGGCGACTACGAATTCATTGAGGAAATCGCCCGCGGCGGCATGGGCGTCATCCTGCGGGTGCGGGATCGCGAGC
It encodes the following:
- a CDS encoding DUF234 domain-containing protein; its protein translation is EDFCRARFAGAQRYWESDVELDLVAPDPEDQAQLLVAEVKCRRLSDAERRNVLRQLEGKWNRCTLRQRHPKARLAVIDASILRP